The Primulina huaijiensis isolate GDHJ02 chromosome 17, ASM1229523v2, whole genome shotgun sequence genome window below encodes:
- the LOC140963310 gene encoding protein NRT1/ PTR FAMILY 1.2-like has product MEGSDHASQIDPKKYRRRKGGLWTMPFVIANEAFEKIASFGLLPNMILYLITEYHFDNASGTSVLFIWGAISNFLPILGAFLSDSYLGRYLVISMGTITTFMGLVLLWFTAIFQDLRPPPCDPLTGNCIKRKPGQLVALFTAFALMSVGAGGVRPCSMAFGADQFDNPENPSNSRVLQSFFNWYYASVGVSLMIAVTVIVYIQNRFGWIVGFGVPVGLMLFSGIVFFLGSRFYVIVKPNKSLLTGLFQVAVASWKNRKLDDNGGCSYYYAKGSKLVQPTDSLRYLNKACIIRDPEKDTNTDGSDPWKLCTVQQVEALKLVIKLVPIWSAGIMIAVTISQHTFPVLQASTLDRRLFGNFKIPPGSFGIFGLLTLTAWVTLYDRILVPHLSKYTSNPRGIGVKERIGIGLFISCMATAAAAMVERTRRARAIEEGLLETPKEQVNMTAMWLIPQHCLTGLAEAFNAIGQIELYYSQFPNSMGSIAVALFSLALAIGNLVGSLIVTIVDTASKRGGKESWVSTNLNKGHYDYYYWILTILSVANFFYYIVCSRSYKCCENDKIWDENTEEEVNTGVIVCKEAAAIY; this is encoded by the exons ATGGAGGGTTCTGATCATGCTTCACAGATTGATCCGAAGAAGTATCGGCGGAGAAAAGGCGGCCTTTGGACCATGCCTTTTGTTATAG CAAATGAGGCATTTGAAAAGATTGCAAGTTTTGGACTTCTACCAAATATGATATTGTACTTGATAACAGAGTATCATTTTGATAATGCAAGTGGAACAAGCGTTTTGTTCATATGGGGAGCCATCTCCAACTTCTTGCCAATCTTGGGTGCTTTTCTTTCGGATTCGTACTTGGGTCGATACCTCGTCATTTCCATGGGAACGATCACGACGTTCATG GGGTTGGTACTATTGTGGTTCACGGCCATATTCCAAGACCTAAGGCCACCACCATGTGATCCACTAACTGGAAACTGTATCAAGCGGAAGCCAGGCCAACTCGTGGCTCTTTTCACGGCATTTGCTCTCATGTCCGTTGGAGCCGGCGGAGTCAGGCCTTGCTCGATGGCTTTCGGAGCAGACCAGTTCGACAACCCCGAAAACCCTAGTAACTCTAGGGTCTTACAGAGCTTCTTCAACTGGTATTACGCCTCAGTGGGAGTATCACTTATGATAGCAGTCACAGTTATAGTTTACATTCAAAACAGATTCGGTTGGATCGTTGGCTTCGGCGTCCCTGTCGGGCTCATGTTGTTCTCTGGGATCGTGTTCTTCTTGGGTTCAAGATTTTATGTGATCGTGAAACCGAACAAGAGTTTGCTCACTGGTTTGTTTCAAGTTGCGGTGGCATCTTGGAAGAATAGGAAGCTTGATGATAATGGAGGCTGCTCTTATTATTATGCCAAAGGTTCAAAACTTGTTCAACCAACGGACTCTTTAAG GTACCTAAACAAAGCTTGCATCATAAGAGACCCCGAGAAAGACACAAACACAGATGGCTCAGATCCATGGAAACTATGCACAGTCCAGCAAGTAGAAGCACTCAAACTAGTCATCAAACTGGTGCCCATTTGGTCCGCCGGAATCATGATCGCCGTAACCATAAGCCAGCATACATTCCCAGTTCTTCAAGCAAGCACACTGGATCGTCGTTTATTCGGGAACTTCAAAATCCCGCCAGGATCTTTCGGCATATTTGGACTCCTAACACTGACAGCTTGGGTCACATTGTATGATCGGATACTCGTCCCTCATCTCTCCAAGTACACGTCCAACCCTCGGGGAATCGGGGTGAAAGAACGTATTGGCATTGGGCTTTTCATCTCTTGCATGGCCACTGCAGCGGCCGCCATGGTAGAGAGGACCCGGAGGGCCCGGGCTATAGAGGAGGGATTGTTGGAAACTCCAAAAGAACAG GTGAACATGACGGCCATGTGGTTGATACCGCAGCACTGTCTTACCGGACTAGCAGAGGCTTTCAATGCGATTGGTCAAATTGAGCTATATTACTCTCAATTTCCGAACAGCATGGGCAGCATCGCGGTCGCACTTTTCTCCTTAGCTTTGGCCATTGGAAACCTTGTGGGCAGTCTCATCGTGACTATCGTGGACACTGCATCCAAAAGGGGTGGGAAAGAAAGTTGGGTTTCAACTAATCTGAACAAGGGACACTATGACTATTATTATTGGATTCTCACCATTTTGAGCGTTGCAAATTTCTTCTACTACATTGTGTGCAGCAGGTCCTATAAATGCTGTGAAAATGACAAAATATGGGATGAAAATACCGAAGAGGAAGTGAATACCGGGGTCATTGTCTGTAAAGAAGCTGCCGCTATATATTGA
- the LOC140962883 gene encoding protein CONTINUOUS VASCULAR RING 1-like isoform X1, with product MGDEKSLGIMGSSSRERDRELLIPVADSVDHHQHHDDEGASSSSSKPSPSSSSSQHHSGCEAFYKVVRSWASKKFMTGCVILFPIAITFYITWWFIHFVDGFFSPIYAQLGINIFGLGFVTSITFIFLVGVFMSSWLGTSILSLGEWFIKRMPFVRHIYNASKQISAAISPDQNTQAFKEVAIIRHPRIGEYAFGFITSSLTLQNYSGEEELCCVYVPTNHLYIGDIFLVGAKDVMRPNLSVREGIEIVVSGGMSMPQILSTLDRRIIQVDRN from the exons ATGGGAGATGAGAAATCTTTAGGGATAATGGGGAGCAGCAGTAGAGAAAGGGATCGAGAGCTTCTGATACCAGTAGCGGATTCTGTTGACCACCATCAGCACCACGATGATGAGGGCgcttcctcctcctcctccaagCCCTCCCCCTCTTCTTCTTCATCTCAACATCATTCTGGCTGCGAG GCCTTCTACAAAGTCGTGAGGAGCTGGGCATCAAAGAAATTTATGACTGGATG TGTCATCCTCTTTCCTATAGCAATAACTTTCTATATTACTTGGTGGTTTATTCATTTTGTGGATGGATTCTTCTCTCCAATTTATGCCCAACTAGGGATCAATATATTTG GTCTAGGATTTGTTACCTCAATCACTTTCATTTTCTTGGTTGGAGTATTTATGTCTTCATGGTTGGGGACTTCTATCCTGAGCCTTGGAGAGTGGTTTATTAAGCGAATGCCATTTGTTCGTCACATTTACAATGCCTCCAAGCAAATTAGTGCAGCTATATCTCCAG ATCAGAACACTCAGGCTTTCAAGGAAGTGGCCATTATAAGGCATCCCCGCATTGGTGAATATGCATTTGGGTTCATAACGTCATCTTTGACCCTCCAG AATTATTCAGGAGAGGAAGAGCTATGCTGTGTTTATGTCCCAACAAACCATCTTTACATTGGTGATATATTCTTGGTCGGTGCCAAAGATGTTATGAGACCAAACCTATCTGTTCGAGAAGGGATTG AAATTGTCGTGTCTGGTGGCATGTCAATGCCCCAGATATTGTCTACCTTGGATCGAAGAATTATTCAAGTCGATAGAAACTGA
- the LOC140962883 gene encoding protein CONTINUOUS VASCULAR RING 1-like isoform X2: protein MGDEKSLGIMGSSSRERDRELLIPVADSVDHHQHHDDEGASSSSSKPSPSSSSSQHHSGCEAFYKVVRSWASKKFMTGCVILFPIAITFYITWWFIHFVDGFFSPIYAQLGINIFGLGFVTSITFIFLVGVFMSSWLGTSILSLGEWFIKRMPFVRHIYNASKQISAAISPDQNTQAFKEVAIIRHPRIGEYAFGFITSSLTLQNYSGEEELCCVYVPTNHLYIGDIFLVGAKDVMRPNLSVREGIG from the exons ATGGGAGATGAGAAATCTTTAGGGATAATGGGGAGCAGCAGTAGAGAAAGGGATCGAGAGCTTCTGATACCAGTAGCGGATTCTGTTGACCACCATCAGCACCACGATGATGAGGGCgcttcctcctcctcctccaagCCCTCCCCCTCTTCTTCTTCATCTCAACATCATTCTGGCTGCGAG GCCTTCTACAAAGTCGTGAGGAGCTGGGCATCAAAGAAATTTATGACTGGATG TGTCATCCTCTTTCCTATAGCAATAACTTTCTATATTACTTGGTGGTTTATTCATTTTGTGGATGGATTCTTCTCTCCAATTTATGCCCAACTAGGGATCAATATATTTG GTCTAGGATTTGTTACCTCAATCACTTTCATTTTCTTGGTTGGAGTATTTATGTCTTCATGGTTGGGGACTTCTATCCTGAGCCTTGGAGAGTGGTTTATTAAGCGAATGCCATTTGTTCGTCACATTTACAATGCCTCCAAGCAAATTAGTGCAGCTATATCTCCAG ATCAGAACACTCAGGCTTTCAAGGAAGTGGCCATTATAAGGCATCCCCGCATTGGTGAATATGCATTTGGGTTCATAACGTCATCTTTGACCCTCCAG AATTATTCAGGAGAGGAAGAGCTATGCTGTGTTTATGTCCCAACAAACCATCTTTACATTGGTGATATATTCTTGGTCGGTGCCAAAGATGTTATGAGACCAAACCTATCTGTTCGAGAAGGGATTG GGTGA
- the LOC140963008 gene encoding uncharacterized protein isoform X2 produces the protein MKLKQLESYLGSLEQFVNPKIELEQYPTGPHIASRLLYTVVADFGCGCGTLGLAAALLGAKHVIGIDIDAESIDIASSNADELELDVDFIQCDIRHLRWRGGIVDTVVLNPPFGTRKKGADMEFLSTALKVASRAVYSLHKSTTRDHVKRTSLRDYNAVSAEVLCELRFDVPQLYKFHKKKEVDVAVDLWRFVPKTS, from the exons ATGAAGCTGAAGCAGCTGGAGAGCTACCTTGGTTCTCTGGAACAGTTCGTCAACCCAAAG ATTGAATTGGAACAATATCCGACAGGACCCCACATCGCATCTCGGTTGCTCTACACT GTTGTGGCAGATTTTGGTTGCGGCTGCGGTACGCTAGGACTTGCTGCTGCTCTTTTAGGTGCAAA GCATGTTATTGGGATTGATATTGATGCTGAATCTATAGATATTGCTTCCTCAAATGCAGATGAACTCGAG TTGGATGTGGATTTCATCCAATGTGATATAAGGCACTTAAGATGGCGAG GTGGAATTGTGGATACTGTTGTACTGAATCCTCCATTTGGTACTAGAAAGAAAGGAGCTGACATGGAATTTCTCTCCACAGCTTTGAAG GTTGCTTCTCGAGCAGTTTATTCGTTGCACAAGAGCACAACAAGAGAC CATGTCAAAAGAACGTCCTTGCGAGATTATAATGCTGTCAGTGCAGAAGTTTTGTGTGAG CTTCGATTCGATGTTCCCCAACTGTACAAATTTCACAAGAAAAAGGAAGTTGATGTTGCTGTGGACCTGTGGCGGTTTGTTCCGAAAACAAGTTGA
- the LOC140963008 gene encoding uncharacterized protein isoform X3 — MKLKQLESYLGSLEQFVNPKIELEQYPTGPHIASRLLYTADNSFGDVNDKVVADFGCGCGTLGLAAALLGAKHVIGIDIDAESIDIASSNADELELDVDFIQCDIRHLRWRGGIVDTVVLNPPFGTRKKGADMEFLSTALKHVKRTSLRDYNAVSAEVLCELRFDVPQLYKFHKKKEVDVAVDLWRFVPKTS; from the exons ATGAAGCTGAAGCAGCTGGAGAGCTACCTTGGTTCTCTGGAACAGTTCGTCAACCCAAAG ATTGAATTGGAACAATATCCGACAGGACCCCACATCGCATCTCGGTTGCTCTACACT GCGGATAATTCATTTGGGGATGTGAATGATAAGGTTGTGGCAGATTTTGGTTGCGGCTGCGGTACGCTAGGACTTGCTGCTGCTCTTTTAGGTGCAAA GCATGTTATTGGGATTGATATTGATGCTGAATCTATAGATATTGCTTCCTCAAATGCAGATGAACTCGAG TTGGATGTGGATTTCATCCAATGTGATATAAGGCACTTAAGATGGCGAG GTGGAATTGTGGATACTGTTGTACTGAATCCTCCATTTGGTACTAGAAAGAAAGGAGCTGACATGGAATTTCTCTCCACAGCTTTGAAG CATGTCAAAAGAACGTCCTTGCGAGATTATAATGCTGTCAGTGCAGAAGTTTTGTGTGAG CTTCGATTCGATGTTCCCCAACTGTACAAATTTCACAAGAAAAAGGAAGTTGATGTTGCTGTGGACCTGTGGCGGTTTGTTCCGAAAACAAGTTGA
- the LOC140963008 gene encoding uncharacterized protein isoform X1: MKLKQLESYLGSLEQFVNPKIELEQYPTGPHIASRLLYTADNSFGDVNDKVVADFGCGCGTLGLAAALLGAKHVIGIDIDAESIDIASSNADELELDVDFIQCDIRHLRWRGGIVDTVVLNPPFGTRKKGADMEFLSTALKVASRAVYSLHKSTTRDHVKRTSLRDYNAVSAEVLCELRFDVPQLYKFHKKKEVDVAVDLWRFVPKTS, from the exons ATGAAGCTGAAGCAGCTGGAGAGCTACCTTGGTTCTCTGGAACAGTTCGTCAACCCAAAG ATTGAATTGGAACAATATCCGACAGGACCCCACATCGCATCTCGGTTGCTCTACACT GCGGATAATTCATTTGGGGATGTGAATGATAAGGTTGTGGCAGATTTTGGTTGCGGCTGCGGTACGCTAGGACTTGCTGCTGCTCTTTTAGGTGCAAA GCATGTTATTGGGATTGATATTGATGCTGAATCTATAGATATTGCTTCCTCAAATGCAGATGAACTCGAG TTGGATGTGGATTTCATCCAATGTGATATAAGGCACTTAAGATGGCGAG GTGGAATTGTGGATACTGTTGTACTGAATCCTCCATTTGGTACTAGAAAGAAAGGAGCTGACATGGAATTTCTCTCCACAGCTTTGAAG GTTGCTTCTCGAGCAGTTTATTCGTTGCACAAGAGCACAACAAGAGAC CATGTCAAAAGAACGTCCTTGCGAGATTATAATGCTGTCAGTGCAGAAGTTTTGTGTGAG CTTCGATTCGATGTTCCCCAACTGTACAAATTTCACAAGAAAAAGGAAGTTGATGTTGCTGTGGACCTGTGGCGGTTTGTTCCGAAAACAAGTTGA
- the LOC140962446 gene encoding pentatricopeptide repeat-containing protein At1g77170, mitochondrial encodes MKYFKKICLKHSRNQSLAFCHLNHNVAIRSSPPDDLQNHSATLPSRQPIHRAKEIALLVSNSTNLKHLRQVFGHVIRTHFMECYPDSFHYNNISRTYGRLESYTESLHVYITMCRAGITPDTFSLPIVLKAASQSFDFEFARQVHGIAVKFGLETDMYCESGLISVYCKAGDFENARNVFGNNTDRKLGSWNAIIGGLSQGGRAKDAIQMFVEMKQSGFKPDDVTMVSVTSACGNLGDLNLAQQLHKFVFQVKDFVKSDLLMMNSLIDMYGKCGRMDLARTVFGEMEEKNVSSWTSLIVGYSAHGHVSDALACFHRMTEASIWPNHVTFVGVLSACVHGGLVQQGKHYFDIMTKIYGIWPLLPHYGCMVDLLGRAGLLNEAKSMVEQMPMKANVVILGSLMGACEKYGDAQMGEWVSKHLVELEPENDGVFVALSNIYASHCMWEEVERMREIMKQRKLAKIPAYSLPDGSY; translated from the coding sequence atgaagtatttcaagaaaatttgtCTCAAACATTCAAGAAATCAAAGCCTAGCCTTTTGCCATTTGAATCACAATGTAGCCATACGCAGTTCGCCACCTGATGATCTTCAAAACCATTCTGCCACCCTCCCGTCTCGCCAACCAATTCACCGAGCCAAAGAAATTGCGCTACTTGTATCAAATTCTACCAATCTGAAACACCTTCGCCAGGTTTTTGGCCATGTGATTCGCACCCATTTTATGGAATGTTACCCGGATTCATTCCATTATAACAACATCAGTAGAACCTACGGGAGATTAGAATCATACACAGAATCATTACATGTTTACATAACGATGTGTCGCGCTGGAATCACGCCTGATACATTTTCACTGCCTATTGTTTTGAAAGCGGCGAGCCAAAGTTTCGATTTTGAGTTTGCAAGACAAGTGCATGGGATAGCTGTGAAGTTTGGGCTGGAAACTGACATGTATTGTGAGAGTGGGTTGATCAGTGTGTATTGTAAGGCGGGTGATTTTGAAAATGCCCGCAACGTGTTCGGGAACAATACTGACAGAAAACTGGGTTCTTGGAATGCTATCATAGGAGGGTTATCGCAAGGTGGGCGTGCAAAGGACGCCATACAGATGTTTGTGGAAATGAAACAAAGTGGGTTTAAGCCTGATGATGTGACTATGGTTAGTGTGACTTCGGCCTGCGGTAATCTGGGAGACTTGAATTTAGCTCAACAATTGCACAAATTTGTGTTTCAGGTAAAAGATTTCGTAAAATCTGACCTTCTTATGATGAATTCCCTTATAGATATGTATGGAAAATGTGGTCGAATGGACTTGGCTCGTACGGTTTTCGGTGAAATGGAGGAGAAGAACGTGTCCTCGTGGACTTCTCTAATTGTTGGCTATTCTGCGCACGGGCATGTGAGTGATGCCCTCGCATGTTTCCACCGTATGACAGAAGCTAGCATTTGGCCGAATCACGTCACTTTTGTTGGAGTTTTGAGTGCTTGTGTGCACGGAGGATTGGTCCAACAGGGGAAACATTATTTCGACATAATGACGAAGATTTATGGGATTTGGCCTTTATTACCTCACTATGGGTGCATGGTTGATTTGCTAGGCCGTGCAGGGCTGCTCAACGAGGCCAAGTCTATGGTGGAGCAGATGCCGATGAAAGCTAATGTCGTGATATTGGGGAGTTTGATGGGTGCATGTGAAAAGTACGGAGATGCACAGATGGGGGAATGGGTGAGTAAACATTTGGTGGAGTTGGAGCCAGAGAATGACGGGGTATTCGTGGCTTTGTCGAATATATATGCCAGTCATTGTATGTGGGAAGAAGTGGAGCGGATGAGGGAAATTATGAAGCAGAGGAAACTGGCCAAGATTCCTGCTTATAGCTTGCCTGATGGTTCATACTGA
- the LOC140963311 gene encoding uncharacterized protein produces the protein MENSPKEIGKKYWSMLKIMLYMMRKGVCKSKLLLDFHMLLSQGKLASKAINKLILHSHQTYFAAFTCRSDDAHMSFISPREYEFSCSNTPVSKRKNNRHHQYHGLCRHTAQEINVVQKVFQILKDYDDDDNTPEASPAPRGTCMAADSLETKLKDADKNHQVDKDAEVFIKKFYKDLKNQKRIAALESPSPYHKWAR, from the coding sequence ATGGAAAACAGCCCGAAGGAGATAGGCAAAAAGTATTGGAGCATGCTGAAAATAATGCTCTACATGATGAGAAAAGGCGTGTGCAAGAGCAAGCTACTACTGGACTTCCACATGCTCCTCAGCCAAGGCAAACTAGCGAGCAAGGCCATCAATAAGCTCATCCTCCACAGCCACCAAACCTACTTCGCGGCCTTCACCTGCCGATCCGACGACGCTCACATGTCGTTCATCTCGCCCCGGGAGTACGAGTTCAGCTGCAGCAACACCCCCGTTTCCAAGCGCAAGAATAATCGCCACCACCAATACCATGGCCTCTGCCGCCATACGGCACAAGAGATTAATGTCGTGCAAAAAGTGTTCCAGATCTTGAAAGACTACGACGACGATGACAACACCCCGGAGGCTTCCCCGGCGCCCCGTGGAACCTGCATGGCGGCGGACTCGCTGGAGACCAAGCTGAAAGATGCTGACAAAAACCACCAGGTGGACAAAGATGCAGAGGTGTTCATCAAGAAGTTCTACAAGGATTTGAAGAACCAGAAGAGAATAGCTGCGTTGGAATCTCCATCACCATATCACAAATGGGCTCGATAG